CGTTTTCGGGATCCTGTTCTTCCTGTTCCCGATGGCGGTGCTGATCCTGGTGCTGTCGTGGCCCATGGTGGTGTCGTCGTACACGATCCATGAAATGTCCAACAACGCGGGCGGGCTGCTCCGCTGGCCGGTAAAGCTGCTGGTGCCGGTGGGCTTTGCGCTGCTGGTGCTGCAGGGCGTCTCCGAACTCATCAAGCGCATCGCCTTCCTGCTCGGCCTGACCGACGAGCCGGGCGAGAAGATGCATGGGCATTCGTAACCCGCGGAGCCGCCGACCATGACGACCTTTCTGATTGCGAATATGGCGCCGCTGATGTTCGGCGCCCTGATCTTCCTGCTGCTGATGGGCTTTCCCGTCGCGTTTGCGCTGGCGGCCAACGGTCTGGCCTTCGGCTTGATCGGGATCGAACTGGGGCTTCTGACCCCGGCGCTGTTCCAGGCATTGCCGGAGCGCGTGTTCGGCATCATGCAGAACGACACGCTGCTGGCCATCCCCTTCTTCACCTTCATGGGCCTGATCCTCGAACGGTCGGGCATGGCCGAGGATCTGCTCGACACCGTGGGGCAGTTGTTCGGGCCGATCCGCGGCGGTCTGGCCTATGCCGTGATCTTCGTGGGCGCGCTCCTGGCGGCCACGACGGGGGTTGTGGCGGCCTCGGTGATCTCCATGGGGCTGATCTCGCTGCCGATCATGCTGCGCTACGGCTATGACCGGCGTCTGGCGTCGGGCGTGATCGCGGCGTCGGGCACGCTGGCCCAGATCATCCCGCCCAGCCTCGTCCTCATCATCATGGCCGACCAGTTGGGCCGTTCGGTGGGCGACATGTACGCCGGCGCCATGCTGCCGGGTCTGGTGCTGACCGGGCTGTACGCGCTGTACGTCTTCGGCTTCTCCATGGTCGATCCCAAGGCGGCCCCGGCCCTGCCGCCGGAGGCGCGCAACCTGCACGGCATGGCACTGCTGACGCGGGTGGTGGTGTCGCTGGTGCCGCCGCTGGTGCTGATCTTCCTGGTGCTGGGCACCATCTTCCTGGGCATCGCCACTCCGACCGAGGGCGGGGCCATGGGGGCCGCCGGCGCGCTGATCCTGGCGCTGATGAAGCGCAAGCTGTCGATGGACCTGATGAAGCAGGCCATGGACAGCACGGCCAAGCTGACGTCGTTCGTGGTGTTCATCCTGGTCGGCTCGACGGTGTTCGGCCTGGTGTTCCGCGGCGTCAACGGCGATCTGTGGGTGGAACACCTGCTGACCAGCCTGCCGGGCGGGGAGATCGGGTTCCTGATCGCCACCAACGTTCTGATGTTCGTTCTGGCCTTCTTCCTCGACTTCTTCGAGCTGGCGTTCATCCTGGTGCCGCTGCTGGGCCCGGTGGCCGAGAAGATGGGCATCGACCTGATCTGGTTCGGCGTGCTGCTGGGCGTGAACATGCAGACCTCGTTCATGCACCCGCCGTTCGGCTTCGCGCTGTTCTACCTGCGCTCGGTGGCACCGCGGAACGCCTACACCGACAAGGTGACGGGCAAGCGGACCGAGGGCATCACCACCACCCAGATCTATTGGGGTGCGGTGCCCTTCGTCTGCATCCAGATCGTCATGGTGTGCATCGTGCTGGCTTTCCCCGATCTGGTGCTGGCCGGTCTGGACCGCCACGAGAAGGTGGATCTGGATAGCATCAAGATCGAGGTGCCGACCATCGACTACGGCGCCCCGCCCCCGCCGTTCGGGGCCGAGGGCGGCGATGGCAGCGCCCCGGCGGAGCCCGATCCCGGCGCCGATCTGATGAGGCAGTTGCAGCAGCAACAGTGATGACGATGGGGGGAGGCCGGTGGCCTCCCCCGTCTCCTATCAGGCCGTCCGGTCCCCATGGGGGCGGGCAAGACGGAGATCCGGCTCCATTCTCTCGTGAAGCAGGCGCAGGATGATGATGCACCGGGGGCCGCCGGGGGGATCATCCACGATGTAATAGAGCATATGGGATGCCGCACCGCGCCGGCCAGCCGCGGTTTCCAGGTGAAGCGCGCGAAGGCCGGGCACGATATGCCCCCGGTCCCATGAACCGCCACGCGCCGGGTCGGCGGCGGCCATGGTGACCGCCTTGGCAATCAGCGCCTTATAAATATCCCGCTGGCGGGTTCCGAACCGTTCGGCGGTTTCCTTCAAAACCGCCCTGAAATCCTGTTTTGCCGCCTCGGTAACGCGGTAGGCGGACACAGGCTCACTCCTCGATATCGTCCAGGATCATGCCGATGGGGCGGTCATCAAAGCGCCCGACCGTCCAATCACCGATGCCGGTCATGACGGCGCGGCGCAGCATCTCCTGCTTTTCCTGGGCAACGGCCTTTTCCCGATGGAGCAGACGAAGCGCCTCCCGCACCACCTCGCTTTGCGAGGTGTAGTCACCGCTGGCCACTGCATGTTCGACAAACGCGGCCAGCCCTTCGGGCAGGCTGATGGTCATGGTGGGCATCTGACACCTCGCCGTTGCTGCCGCCAGCGTGGGATTCCCGCCACCATTTGTCAACGCCGCGGATAGCAGCGCCCTCCCCCCAAACACCAAGGCCCCGCGCGGGGGATATCCGTGCGGGGCCTTGGGGCATCGGAACCGGCAGTACGACAGGGTCAGATCAGCGTCTGGACCTTGCGGTTCTGCTCGCGGGTCTTGAGGAAGCGCAGGGCCGGGTAATCCTCTTCGGTCCGGCTCATGTGCCAGGCGTTGCGGGCCAGGAAGACCAGCGCCCCGTCGTGATCCTCGGCGATGGCCGAACGGTTCAGGTCGATAAACTTCTTCAACTGCACCTCGTCATCGGTCTCCACCCAGCGGGCGGCGTCGATGCCGGCGGTCTCGAAGTGGGCGGCGATCCCGTATTCCGCCTGGATGCGGGAAGCCAGCACTTCGAACTGCAGCGGACCCACCACGCCGACGATCCAGTCGGCCCCGGTCAGGGGCTTGAACACCTGGCTGGCGCCTTCCTCGGCGAAATGCTCCAGCGCCTTGCGCAGGTGCTTGATGCGCATGGGATCGTCCAGCCGGGCGCGCTGGAGCACTTCGGGCGCGAAGCTGGGCACGCCGGTGAAGCGCAGTTCCTCCCCCTCGGTCAGCGTGTCGCCGATGCGCAAGGAACCGTGGTTGGGGATGCCGATGATGTCGCCGGGCCACGCCTCTTCCGCCAGTTCGCGGTCGCGGGCCAGGAACAGCACGGCGTTGTTCACCGCCAGGATCTTGCCCGAGCGCATGTGCTTCAGCTTCACGCCGCGGCGGAAACGGCCCGAGCACAGGCGGAAGAAGGCGATGCGGTCGCGGTGGTTGGGGTCCATGTTGGCCTGGACCTTGAACACGAAGCCGCTGACCTTGTCCTCGTCGGGCTGCACGGTGCGGGTTGCCGCAGGCTGGGGCCGCGGCGGCGGGGCGACCTCGGCCAGACCGTCCAGCAGCTCATGCACACCGAAGTTGTTGATGGCCGAGCCGAAGTAGATGGGCGTCAGCCGGCCGGCGCGGTATTCGTCGAGATCGAATTCCGGCATCAGCCCGCGGGCCATCTCCACATCCTCGCGCAGCTTGGCGGCGGCGTGGGCGGGCAGAAGCTCGTCGATCTTGGGATCGTCCAGCCCGTGACAGGCGATGCCCTCGCTGGCCACGTCGCCCTGCGTCTTGTCCATCAGCACGAGCTGGTCGCGGATCAGGTCGTAGCAGCCCAGGAAATCGCGGCCCATGCCGATGGGCCAGCTTGCCGGGGTGACGTGGATCTGAAGCTGGTCCTCGATCTCCGACACAAGGTCGAAGGGGTCGCGGGCCTCGCGGTCCATCTTGTTGACGAAGGTGATGATCGG
This DNA window, taken from Azospirillum fermentarium, encodes the following:
- a CDS encoding TRAP transporter large permease, producing the protein MTTFLIANMAPLMFGALIFLLLMGFPVAFALAANGLAFGLIGIELGLLTPALFQALPERVFGIMQNDTLLAIPFFTFMGLILERSGMAEDLLDTVGQLFGPIRGGLAYAVIFVGALLAATTGVVAASVISMGLISLPIMLRYGYDRRLASGVIAASGTLAQIIPPSLVLIIMADQLGRSVGDMYAGAMLPGLVLTGLYALYVFGFSMVDPKAAPALPPEARNLHGMALLTRVVVSLVPPLVLIFLVLGTIFLGIATPTEGGAMGAAGALILALMKRKLSMDLMKQAMDSTAKLTSFVVFILVGSTVFGLVFRGVNGDLWVEHLLTSLPGGEIGFLIATNVLMFVLAFFLDFFELAFILVPLLGPVAEKMGIDLIWFGVLLGVNMQTSFMHPPFGFALFYLRSVAPRNAYTDKVTGKRTEGITTTQIYWGAVPFVCIQIVMVCIVLAFPDLVLAGLDRHEKVDLDSIKIEVPTIDYGAPPPPFGAEGGDGSAPAEPDPGADLMRQLQQQQ
- a CDS encoding type II toxin-antitoxin system RelE/ParE family toxin, translating into MSAYRVTEAAKQDFRAVLKETAERFGTRQRDIYKALIAKAVTMAAADPARGGSWDRGHIVPGLRALHLETAAGRRGAASHMLYYIVDDPPGGPRCIIILRLLHERMEPDLRLARPHGDRTA
- a CDS encoding type II toxin-antitoxin system ParD family antitoxin, which encodes MPTMTISLPEGLAAFVEHAVASGDYTSQSEVVREALRLLHREKAVAQEKQEMLRRAVMTGIGDWTVGRFDDRPIGMILDDIEE
- a CDS encoding peptide chain release factor 3; translated protein: MSEIQEAVSQRRTFAIIAHPDAGKTTLTEKLLLFGGAIQLAGAVKARGEQRRARSDWMKVERERGISVTASVMTFDYRGRTFNLLDTPGHEDFSEDTYRTLTAVDSAVMVIDGAKGIEAQTRKLFEVCRLRDVPIITFVNKMDREARDPFDLVSEIEDQLQIHVTPASWPIGMGRDFLGCYDLIRDQLVLMDKTQGDVASEGIACHGLDDPKIDELLPAHAAAKLREDVEMARGLMPEFDLDEYRAGRLTPIYFGSAINNFGVHELLDGLAEVAPPPRPQPAATRTVQPDEDKVSGFVFKVQANMDPNHRDRIAFFRLCSGRFRRGVKLKHMRSGKILAVNNAVLFLARDRELAEEAWPGDIIGIPNHGSLRIGDTLTEGEELRFTGVPSFAPEVLQRARLDDPMRIKHLRKALEHFAEEGASQVFKPLTGADWIVGVVGPLQFEVLASRIQAEYGIAAHFETAGIDAARWVETDDEVQLKKFIDLNRSAIAEDHDGALVFLARNAWHMSRTEEDYPALRFLKTREQNRKVQTLI